The following proteins are co-located in the Aurantiacibacter atlanticus genome:
- a CDS encoding SCO family protein, giving the protein MPAPPLYDSAVVGGFDLVDTQGKQVLDSDFAGKYQMIYFGYAYCPDVCPFDVQRMMQGYNLFTAEHPDLAGQIQPIFITVDPDRDTPDVVAEFTANFSEDLIGLTGSAEAIEAAAANYFAYYEKLEENSEGGYLMDHSRSGYLVDREGQPMALLSVEDSAQVVATELETWVR; this is encoded by the coding sequence ATGCCTGCGCCCCCCCTGTATGATTCAGCTGTGGTCGGCGGATTCGACCTAGTGGATACACAAGGCAAGCAAGTCCTTGACAGCGATTTTGCCGGAAAATATCAGATGATATATTTCGGCTATGCCTATTGCCCTGATGTATGCCCCTTTGATGTGCAGCGCATGATGCAGGGTTACAATCTGTTTACGGCGGAACATCCCGATCTTGCCGGTCAGATCCAGCCGATTTTCATCACCGTAGACCCAGATCGCGACACGCCCGACGTCGTGGCCGAATTCACTGCCAATTTTTCCGAAGATCTCATTGGCCTGACCGGCTCGGCTGAGGCTATCGAGGCGGCGGCCGCCAATTATTTCGCCTATTATGAGAAGCTGGAGGAGAATTCGGAAGGCGGCTATCTGATGGATCATTCACGGTCGGGTTATCTGGTTGATCGCGAAGGACAGCCCATGGCGCTGCTATCCGTCGAGGATTCGGCGCAGGTCGTTGCAACGGAACTGGAAACATGGGTGCGTTGA
- a CDS encoding M48 family metallopeptidase produces the protein MIDWLRDDHRDPSIDVAGCTLPIAIRRHPRARRLTMRLAPDGSELRITMPKWGRTIDAIAFANARIEWIERQLGKLPESILVTDGASIPFRGENLTIHWHDGDARKVRKEDGQLYIGGPRERLSARLQRWLEAEAILLLDDDLAFYCDRAGLDMPELRLSRAQRRWGSCSGDGKTGRRIRINWRLVMAPDHVRRSVVAHEVAHLVHFDHSPAFHHLLSRLFEDEIARADAWLKTQGRSLYAAFG, from the coding sequence GTGATCGATTGGCTGCGCGACGATCACCGCGATCCAAGCATAGATGTAGCCGGATGCACATTGCCTATCGCCATTCGCCGCCATCCCCGTGCGCGAAGGCTGACCATGCGACTTGCCCCGGATGGCAGCGAATTACGCATCACCATGCCTAAATGGGGCCGCACCATCGATGCCATCGCCTTTGCCAATGCGCGAATCGAATGGATCGAACGGCAGCTTGGCAAGTTGCCCGAAAGCATCCTTGTAACCGATGGCGCCTCAATCCCTTTTCGCGGGGAAAATCTGACAATCCACTGGCATGATGGTGACGCACGCAAGGTGCGCAAGGAAGACGGCCAGCTGTATATTGGTGGACCGCGTGAGAGACTTTCCGCCCGGCTGCAACGCTGGCTGGAAGCCGAAGCGATACTGCTATTGGATGACGATCTTGCATTTTATTGCGATCGGGCAGGCCTGGACATGCCCGAATTGCGCCTGTCCCGCGCACAGCGGCGCTGGGGATCGTGTTCAGGGGATGGCAAGACAGGCCGCCGAATCAGGATCAACTGGCGTTTGGTGATGGCGCCCGATCATGTGCGCCGCTCTGTCGTGGCGCATGAAGTCGCGCATCTGGTCCATTTCGATCATTCTCCCGCCTTTCACCACTTGTTGTCCCGCCTGTTCGAGGACGAAATTGCCCGGGCCGATGCGTGGCTCAAGACGCAGGGCCGCTCACTTTACGCCGCCTTCGGGTGA
- a CDS encoding DUF1134 domain-containing protein, which translates to MILNFARNFRLAAISLAVPVLAFGAAPAFAQMETVDPDVIIDGDLHDEASGEISSDPSNSSYDYDDPGERYETQEARPSIDLPPENPTYDSATVDTTPAADQSPTTYGEDDLIGAAEGLFGQGAEGLARLIQDILSDQGEPNAYIVGREGGGAFVVGVRYGSGTMYHAVEGNMPVYWTGPSIGLDAGANAGNTFVLVYNLHDTDELYERYPAGEGQAYLVGGFHASYVRKGDVVMIPIRVGAGLRLGVNAGYMRFSREQRWLPF; encoded by the coding sequence ATGATTTTGAATTTCGCCCGTAACTTCCGCCTTGCCGCCATATCGCTGGCAGTGCCAGTGCTGGCCTTTGGCGCTGCCCCGGCTTTCGCCCAGATGGAGACTGTCGATCCAGATGTCATCATTGACGGCGATCTGCACGACGAAGCTTCAGGCGAAATCAGTAGTGATCCCAGCAACAGCAGCTATGATTATGATGATCCGGGCGAGCGTTACGAAACGCAGGAGGCGCGCCCGTCAATCGATCTGCCGCCTGAAAACCCCACCTACGATAGCGCAACCGTGGATACCACGCCCGCGGCAGATCAAAGCCCGACCACTTATGGCGAGGATGATCTTATCGGCGCGGCAGAGGGTCTGTTTGGCCAAGGGGCCGAAGGGCTTGCGCGACTAATCCAGGATATTCTTTCCGACCAGGGTGAACCCAATGCCTATATCGTCGGACGCGAAGGTGGCGGCGCGTTCGTAGTGGGAGTCCGCTATGGTTCGGGCACAATGTATCACGCGGTAGAAGGCAATATGCCGGTTTACTGGACCGGGCCATCCATCGGGCTGGATGCAGGCGCGAATGCTGGCAATACCTTTGTGCTGGTCTACAACCTTCATGATACGGATGAGCTTTACGAACGTTATCCGGCAGGTGAAGGACAGGCCTATCTGGTTGGTGGCTTCCACGCCAGCTATGTGCGCAAGGGCGATGTCGTGATGATCCCGATCCGCGTGGGAGCGGGCCTGCGACTGGGCGTCAATGCCGGCTATATGCGGTTCTCGCGCGAACAGCGCTGGCTGCCCTTCTGA
- a CDS encoding riboflavin synthase, which produces MFTGIVTAIGTIANAQQHGDLRLRIECPFDPAEIAIGASIACSGVCLTVVDRGGTAGDAHFTVDVSSETVSRTATGMWEEGARLNLEPSLRVGDEIGGHIVTGHVDRVGKVVDWQPVGGSMEVVISAPAPLAPYIAEKGSITVDGVSLTVNSIEDKPDGTVLFTLNIIPHTEEVTTLGELRQGGQVNLEIDTLARYLHRMQMLKTD; this is translated from the coding sequence ATGTTTACCGGGATTGTTACAGCTATCGGCACAATTGCCAACGCCCAACAGCATGGCGATCTGCGCCTGCGCATCGAATGTCCTTTCGATCCGGCCGAGATTGCCATCGGCGCTTCCATAGCCTGTTCGGGCGTTTGCCTGACCGTTGTCGACCGCGGCGGCACGGCGGGGGATGCGCATTTTACCGTCGATGTCTCGTCCGAGACCGTTTCGCGCACTGCCACGGGTATGTGGGAAGAAGGTGCGCGATTAAACCTTGAGCCATCGTTACGCGTGGGTGACGAGATTGGCGGGCATATCGTCACCGGCCATGTCGATCGCGTCGGCAAGGTGGTGGACTGGCAGCCTGTAGGCGGTTCGATGGAGGTTGTGATTTCCGCCCCTGCCCCTTTGGCGCCCTATATTGCGGAAAAAGGATCAATCACGGTCGATGGCGTTTCGTTGACGGTCAATAGTATCGAGGACAAGCCCGATGGCACGGTCCTGTTCACGCTCAATATTATTCCGCATACGGAAGAAGTCACGACTCTTGGCGAGTTGCGGCAGGGCGGGCAGGTCAATCTGGAGATTGATACGCTGGCGCGATATCTCCACCGGATGCAAATGTTGAAAACAGACTAA
- a CDS encoding GNAT family N-acetyltransferase: MEIGYTFLSRACWGRGHNREMKRLMVGHALESVARVDFRAGEENCRSRRALEKIGARLAPFRSERLEHGGREIVHLYYELCRADYVASLGAD, from the coding sequence GTGGAGATAGGTTACACTTTTCTGTCTCGCGCTTGTTGGGGGCGGGGCCACAATCGTGAAATGAAACGCCTCATGGTGGGGCATGCGCTTGAATCCGTCGCCCGCGTGGATTTTCGCGCCGGAGAGGAAAACTGTCGCAGCCGCCGGGCGCTCGAAAAGATCGGGGCACGCCTTGCGCCTTTCCGTTCTGAACGGCTGGAGCATGGTGGCCGCGAAATCGTCCATCTTTATTATGAGCTGTGCCGCGCCGATTATGTGGCGAGCCTTGGCGCCGATTAG
- a CDS encoding YcgN family cysteine cluster protein yields the protein MGALRDRFWELELDALTRPEWEALCDGCGRCCLHKLEDDDTGEIVETNVACKLLDTGTAQCRDYRHRKAFVPDCLRLTPRLVKEVPWLPASCAYRRRAEGKPLPDWHYLRTGSRDAMVEAGACVAGRCISETVAGPLEHHLADWDTP from the coding sequence ATGGGTGCGTTGAGGGACCGCTTCTGGGAACTGGAGCTTGATGCGCTGACCCGCCCGGAATGGGAGGCATTGTGCGATGGTTGCGGGCGCTGTTGCCTGCACAAGCTGGAAGATGATGACACTGGCGAAATCGTGGAAACCAATGTCGCGTGCAAACTGCTGGATACCGGCACTGCGCAATGCCGCGATTATCGCCACCGCAAGGCTTTCGTACCTGATTGCCTGCGCCTGACACCGCGCCTGGTAAAAGAAGTGCCGTGGCTTCCCGCCAGCTGCGCCTATCGCCGCCGCGCCGAAGGAAAGCCGCTGCCGGACTGGCATTATCTGCGCACCGGCAGCCGCGATGCTATGGTTGAGGCGGGTGCATGTGTCGCGGGAAGGTGCATCAGTGAAACGGTCGCGGGGCCGCTTGAACACCATCTTGCCGATTGGGATACGCCGTGA
- a CDS encoding retron St85 family RNA-directed DNA polymerase has protein sequence MSDLIKHLSSETGLSDADVERIIARAPRSYKFYTIDKRTRGKRLISQPAREVKALQRALVKYLDALPIHESATAYRKGKSILDNAAPHSQSGPIKKYDFKDFFHSIRARDWETYCAEKGVFEDQEDVALTARLMFHVTPGSSILRLAMGAPSSPWLSNVLLHDFDKRLADELAKEKIIYTRYADDLTFSAPRTGHLNSVDGILKDIIRDTDAPELTINALKTVVATTKYRRTVTGLVLANDGRVTIGRDRKRYIRSAIYHALKGANTAEENQMLLGYIAFIGSVEPDFVEKLKAKYGPNFVERLSEAHIANNQ, from the coding sequence GTGAGCGATCTCATCAAACATCTCTCCAGCGAAACTGGCCTTAGCGATGCCGACGTCGAGCGTATAATCGCGCGCGCGCCGCGCAGCTACAAGTTCTATACGATTGATAAGCGCACGAGAGGCAAGAGGCTCATTTCGCAACCGGCACGTGAAGTCAAAGCACTTCAACGTGCGCTTGTTAAATACCTTGACGCCCTGCCCATCCATGAGAGCGCGACCGCTTACAGGAAGGGCAAGTCAATTCTCGATAATGCGGCGCCTCATTCACAATCTGGCCCCATCAAGAAGTATGACTTCAAAGATTTTTTCCATTCGATACGCGCTAGGGATTGGGAGACCTATTGCGCTGAGAAGGGCGTTTTCGAGGATCAGGAAGACGTTGCGCTCACTGCTCGCCTGATGTTCCACGTCACGCCAGGCAGTTCGATACTTCGATTGGCTATGGGAGCCCCATCCTCCCCCTGGCTCTCGAATGTTCTCTTGCATGACTTTGACAAACGATTGGCGGATGAGCTCGCCAAGGAAAAGATTATATACACGCGATATGCTGACGATTTGACCTTTTCGGCCCCTCGCACTGGTCACCTCAATTCCGTCGACGGGATCCTCAAGGATATTATCCGTGATACTGATGCGCCTGAGCTGACAATCAACGCATTGAAGACTGTCGTTGCGACCACGAAATATCGCCGAACTGTTACCGGATTGGTTTTGGCCAATGATGGCCGAGTCACGATCGGCAGAGATCGCAAACGTTATATACGATCAGCAATTTATCACGCGCTTAAAGGTGCGAACACCGCCGAAGAAAACCAAATGCTACTCGGCTACATAGCCTTCATCGGCAGTGTAGAGCCTGATTTCGTAGAGAAGCTCAAAGCAAAATACGGCCCGAATTTTGTCGAGCGTTTGTCTGAGGCGCACATTGCGAACAATCAATGA
- the ribD gene encoding bifunctional diaminohydroxyphosphoribosylaminopyrimidine deaminase/5-amino-6-(5-phosphoribosylamino)uracil reductase RibD — protein sequence MAQADDARCLAAAAALAERARPLASPNPGVGAIILADGVVIGRGWTQEGGRPHAEAMALQQAGEAARGAALYVTLEPCAHRSPRGPACADLVAEAGLARVIIGMRDPDPRTAGSGLDLLEQAGLIVTEAGLSSEELGLSGHMAQLQLGRPHVTLKLAMSLDGCIAMAGGESQWITGEAARAHAHRERARADAILIGGETLRADNPRLDVRLPGLALRSPRRMVLTRSDAPDGWTAINSPAGIATLDDVRYLFIEGGSGAAAAFLAHDLVDRLLIYRAPMLIGGGRASIGDIGLGDLASAHDRWRLDDTRQLAQDRLEIFNRRR from the coding sequence GTGGCGCAAGCTGATGATGCACGATGCCTGGCAGCAGCGGCTGCTCTAGCAGAACGGGCGCGGCCATTGGCCTCCCCCAACCCTGGTGTTGGCGCGATAATACTTGCAGATGGCGTGGTCATCGGTCGCGGCTGGACGCAGGAAGGCGGACGCCCACATGCAGAGGCCATGGCATTGCAGCAGGCAGGAGAGGCAGCGCGCGGCGCTGCGCTTTATGTAACACTGGAACCTTGTGCCCATCGCTCCCCCCGTGGGCCTGCCTGTGCCGACCTGGTGGCGGAGGCTGGTCTGGCACGGGTCATCATCGGCATGCGCGATCCCGATCCGCGCACAGCCGGAAGTGGCCTTGATCTTCTTGAGCAAGCGGGGTTGATCGTAACCGAAGCGGGCCTCAGCAGCGAAGAACTTGGCCTTTCAGGGCACATGGCGCAGCTTCAACTAGGCCGTCCACATGTCACTCTGAAGCTGGCCATGTCGCTTGATGGATGCATCGCGATGGCGGGGGGCGAAAGCCAATGGATCACCGGCGAAGCAGCGCGCGCGCATGCCCACCGCGAACGCGCGCGAGCCGATGCGATATTGATTGGCGGGGAAACGCTGCGCGCCGACAATCCGCGCCTCGACGTTCGCCTTCCCGGTCTTGCCCTCCGTTCGCCCCGGCGGATGGTGCTGACGCGATCGGATGCGCCCGATGGCTGGACGGCGATAAATTCCCCGGCTGGAATCGCCACTTTGGATGATGTCCGCTACCTTTTCATCGAAGGTGGATCAGGCGCGGCGGCTGCATTTCTCGCTCATGACCTCGTGGACCGCCTGCTGATCTATCGCGCGCCAATGCTGATCGGCGGCGGCCGGGCAAGCATCGGTGATATCGGACTTGGCGATCTTGCCAGCGCGCATGATCGCTGGAGGCTGGACGATACTCGTCAGTTGGCGCAGGACAGGCTCGAAATCTTCAATCGCAGGCGTTAA
- a CDS encoding IS3 family transposase (programmed frameshift), which translates to MKRTRFSEEQIIGVLKEAEAGAKTADLARRHGVSEATIYNWKSKYGGMEVSDARRLKELESENAKLKRLLADAMLDKAALKDLLGKKVLTPAAQREAVAHLQACHGMSERRACRVIDADRKSVRYRSTRDDDVDLREKLRELANQRRRFGYRRLHILLRREGIMINRKKTQRLYREEGLAVRRRRSRRRAVGTRAPAPVLALPNQRWSLDFVHDQMASGRRFRVLNVVDDVTRECLAAVPDTSISGRRVVRELTALIEQRGKPGMIVSDNGTELTSNAVLAWCGEVGVEWHYIAPGRPMQNGYVESFNGRMRDELLNETLFLSMAHARVEIAAWVEDYNRERPHSSLGYATPAAFAAELDKQWPASLRPTGSATQPIASTALMRKTTARL; encoded by the exons ATGAAGAGAACGAGGTTTTCAGAAGAGCAGATCATTGGCGTGCTGAAGGAAGCGGAGGCGGGAGCCAAGACCGCTGACCTTGCCCGTCGGCACGGTGTATCTGAAGCGACGATCTACAACTGGAAGTCGAAGTATGGCGGGATGGAAGTGTCCGATGCCCGGCGGCTGAAGGAGCTGGAGAGCGAGAACGCGAAGCTGAAGCGTTTGCTGGCCGATGCGATGCTGGACAAGGCGGCGTTGAAGGATCTTCTGG GCAAAAAAGTTTTGACGCCCGCCGCGCAGCGGGAAGCTGTTGCTCATCTCCAGGCGTGCCATGGGATGAGCGAGCGGCGGGCGTGCCGTGTCATCGATGCTGATCGCAAGAGCGTGCGTTACCGTTCCACCCGGGACGATGACGTCGATCTGCGTGAGAAGCTGCGCGAGCTGGCCAACCAGCGTCGCCGGTTCGGCTATCGCCGTCTGCATATCCTGCTGCGCCGGGAGGGGATCATGATCAACCGCAAGAAGACCCAGAGGCTCTACCGTGAGGAAGGCTTGGCGGTCAGGCGACGACGTAGCCGCAGGCGTGCTGTTGGCACAAGGGCACCTGCTCCGGTTCTGGCGCTGCCGAACCAGCGCTGGAGCCTGGACTTTGTTCACGACCAGATGGCTTCGGGAAGACGGTTCCGGGTGCTCAACGTGGTCGATGACGTGACCCGGGAGTGCCTGGCAGCGGTGCCGGACACCTCGATCTCTGGTCGCCGTGTCGTTCGCGAGCTGACCGCACTGATCGAACAGCGCGGCAAGCCAGGCATGATCGTCAGCGACAATGGCACCGAGCTCACCAGCAACGCTGTGCTGGCATGGTGCGGCGAGGTCGGCGTGGAGTGGCATTACATCGCGCCCGGAAGGCCGATGCAGAATGGCTATGTCGAGAGCTTCAATGGCCGGATGCGGGACGAACTGCTCAACGAGACGCTGTTCTTGAGTATGGCCCATGCCCGTGTCGAGATCGCGGCCTGGGTCGAAGACTACAATCGGGAGCGACCACACTCGTCTCTCGGTTACGCAACACCGGCGGCGTTCGCCGCTGAACTGGATAAGCAATGGCCTGCTTCGCTACGCCCTACGGGCTCCGCTACGCAGCCCATTGCTTCAACCGCGCTGATGCGCAAAACAACCGCCCG
- a CDS encoding tyrosine-type recombinase/integrase, with translation MGKLSAAQIRALTKPGRYMDGDGLSLLLTAPRKGYWVLRATINGRRRDIGLGPLDLVKLAEARELAIDMRRDIQRGIDPIEERKRQKIEILTFKAAAEKVHTEQKATWKNGKHQDQWIKTLETYAFPKLGDRLVNDIEGPLIREVLLDFWLEKPETARRVKQRIGVVLDWAYANGMRATEAPMRSLSRALPRQPKQDGHFAAMPYEDVPTFLKHLNKRTSVARHALEFLILTASRSGEVRGAKWAEINLDAKLWTVPAERMKVGKEHVVPLTDATIDVLERARPYYAECSDLVFPGRNVLRPMSDMTLLKILRYAKLPFTVHGFRSAFRDWAAEKTSYPGEVAEAALAHTAGNKVEAAYRRTNYLEKRRELMREWSGFCVER, from the coding sequence ATGGGAAAACTTTCCGCTGCTCAGATTCGAGCTCTCACTAAACCGGGCCGCTACATGGATGGCGATGGACTATCGCTGCTGCTCACCGCCCCAAGAAAGGGGTATTGGGTGCTGCGCGCGACCATAAACGGACGCCGAAGGGACATCGGCCTAGGGCCGCTAGACTTGGTGAAATTGGCTGAAGCGCGCGAACTCGCGATCGACATGCGCCGCGATATTCAGCGAGGCATTGATCCGATCGAAGAGCGCAAGCGCCAGAAAATCGAAATCCTCACGTTCAAGGCCGCCGCAGAGAAGGTCCACACGGAGCAGAAAGCAACCTGGAAGAACGGCAAGCATCAGGATCAGTGGATCAAGACGCTCGAAACCTATGCCTTCCCGAAGCTTGGCGACAGACTCGTTAACGACATTGAGGGACCGCTCATCCGTGAAGTGCTTCTCGATTTCTGGCTGGAAAAGCCGGAGACTGCTCGCCGCGTAAAGCAACGGATCGGCGTTGTGCTTGATTGGGCCTATGCAAACGGAATGCGCGCGACCGAAGCGCCGATGCGCTCGCTGAGCCGTGCCCTGCCAAGACAGCCCAAGCAGGACGGCCATTTCGCTGCGATGCCCTATGAGGATGTCCCAACTTTCTTGAAGCATCTGAACAAGCGAACGAGTGTCGCACGGCACGCGCTTGAGTTCCTGATCCTGACTGCCTCTCGATCGGGCGAAGTGCGGGGTGCTAAATGGGCGGAGATCAATCTGGACGCAAAGCTCTGGACTGTCCCCGCGGAGCGGATGAAGGTAGGAAAGGAACACGTGGTACCGCTGACTGATGCGACAATCGACGTGCTCGAACGTGCCAGACCTTACTACGCTGAATGCAGCGATCTGGTCTTCCCCGGTCGCAACGTCTTGCGCCCGATGTCCGACATGACGCTGCTCAAGATCCTGCGTTACGCCAAGTTGCCCTTCACCGTTCACGGCTTTCGATCTGCGTTCCGCGACTGGGCCGCCGAGAAGACCAGCTATCCCGGCGAGGTGGCGGAAGCGGCGCTAGCGCACACGGCCGGCAACAAAGTGGAAGCGGCCTACCGAAGGACCAACTATTTAGAAAAGCGACGGGAGCTGATGCGCGAGTGGTCGGGCTTTTGCGTTGAAAGGTGA
- a CDS encoding aromatic amino acid transaminase — protein MLQRLEQQSPDALLALIKLYNADDRPSKIDLGVGVYRTADGATPVFAAIKGAERRLVDDQPSKAYLGPEGDMGFVTALVPHIFGDTAPADGRLDGMQTPGGTGAVRLALALAKRAGARRVLMGTPSWPNHAQIVSDLELEVVGFSHAADNGRADMAALRSALGDADEKDVVLLHGCCHNPTGVDYTNDEWDEIAGLLAQSPVLPVIDLAYQGLGDGMEEDAYGLRAVAGRVDEVLVAYSCDKNFGLYRDRVGAFYVLTGDPAATTRVVSNAAALARANWSMPPDHGGAAVRVVLDDEALTAQWLEELAAMRGRIAQVRERLASANHAGAVDLEPLGRQKGMFAMLPVNKEQVQMLRDDHAIYMAGSGRINVAGLTMGNIDTFVSALAEVAANTPA, from the coding sequence ATGCTGCAACGACTCGAACAACAATCGCCCGATGCGCTCCTTGCGCTGATCAAGCTTTACAACGCCGATGACCGGCCTTCCAAGATCGACCTTGGCGTTGGCGTCTATCGCACGGCCGATGGGGCGACGCCGGTTTTTGCGGCCATTAAAGGTGCAGAGCGCAGGCTGGTGGATGATCAGCCGAGCAAGGCCTATTTAGGTCCTGAAGGCGACATGGGTTTTGTCACTGCCCTGGTTCCGCATATCTTTGGCGATACGGCCCCTGCCGATGGCAGGCTTGATGGCATGCAGACGCCGGGCGGCACTGGCGCGGTAAGACTGGCACTGGCGCTGGCCAAGAGGGCCGGTGCACGGCGCGTATTGATGGGCACGCCAAGCTGGCCCAACCACGCACAGATCGTTTCCGATCTGGAACTTGAAGTGGTCGGATTTTCGCATGCTGCAGACAATGGCCGCGCCGATATGGCGGCCCTTCGCAGCGCGCTTGGCGATGCGGACGAAAAGGATGTCGTGCTGCTTCATGGTTGCTGCCACAATCCCACCGGCGTTGATTACACCAATGACGAATGGGACGAGATTGCAGGGCTGTTAGCGCAAAGTCCGGTGCTGCCCGTTATCGACCTCGCCTATCAGGGCCTGGGAGACGGCATGGAAGAAGATGCCTATGGCCTGCGCGCCGTGGCAGGCCGCGTGGATGAAGTGCTGGTCGCCTATAGCTGTGACAAGAATTTCGGCCTTTATCGTGATCGCGTCGGCGCATTCTACGTGCTGACCGGCGATCCGGCCGCAACCACGCGCGTTGTATCCAATGCTGCCGCACTGGCGCGGGCAAACTGGTCGATGCCGCCTGATCACGGCGGGGCCGCAGTGCGCGTGGTGCTGGATGACGAAGCATTGACCGCGCAATGGCTGGAAGAACTTGCCGCGATGCGTGGCCGCATTGCGCAGGTGCGTGAGAGGCTTGCTTCCGCAAACCATGCAGGCGCTGTCGATCTTGAGCCATTGGGCCGTCAGAAAGGCATGTTCGCCATGCTGCCCGTGAACAAGGAACAGGTGCAAATGCTGCGTGATGATCATGCGATCTACATGGCGGGATCTGGACGGATCAACGTGGCTGGCCTGACCATGGGCAATATCGATACATTTGTATCGGCTCTGGCCGAAGTGGCCGCCAACACGCCTGCCTGA